AATCGGCACCATTTTCTAATAAATGTGTTGCAAAGGAATGCCTGAAGGTATGTGGGGAAATGGTTTTATTGAGATTTATTTCAGTCGCTAATTTTTTAATAATGGTAAAAATCATGGCACGCGTTAGTTGCTTGCCACGATTGTTTAAAAATAAGGTGTCGTTATATTCTTTCTGAACATCTATAGCCGAACGAACATCGCGAATATAAATAGTTATATATTTTTGAGTTGTGGGACTAATAGGAACAAAACGCTGTTTATCACCTTTTCCAGTAACGTTGATAAATCCTTCTTCAAAAAACAAATCTGAAATTTTCAGACTCACCAATTCACTAACGCGTAAACCGCATCCATAGAGGGTTTCCAACATGGTTCTATCGCGTTCACCAATCCGTACTTGATTGTATTCTTTGGTTAAATCAATAGCATTAATAATCCGGTCAATATCTTTTAAGCTTAAAGTGTCTGGAAGTTTCCGGCCAATTCTAGGGGATTCAATTAAATCAATTGGATTATCGGTTCTATAATCCTCAAAAACTAAATAACCAAAAAAACTGCGCAACCCGGATATAATGCGGGATTGTGAGCGTGGATTGATATCTTTTGCTATGTCGTAAATAAATTGCTGAACCGTTTCAGACGTGATTTGATTAGGAGAACTGTTCATGTTATGTTCCTCTAGAAAAGCTATCAATTTCTCTATATCAAAAGTATAACTGGCAATGGTATTTGGCGATAATCCACGTTCAATTTTTAGGTATAAATTAAAATCCGTTAAGGCTTGGTTCCAGGTCATTGTAACAAAGATAGGATAAAGTTTTAAATGTATGTAAATCTCCTTAAAAGCGGATATAGGTTTTGTAATTGTTAACAACTAAAGATATAAACATCTGAAAATCAATAGTTTGTTTTTTATTGTTAATTAGAATGTTAATAAGTTAGCTTCAAAACTTTAATTATTGCGAAAAAAGTGGTTAGTTTGTGATAATCAATTAATTAAAACTTAAAATTATGAAAAAATTATTAGTATGTGCAGCTGTTGCTGTGTTCAGTATGGGTGCACTATCAGCACAAGACGTCAGGTTTGGTGTTAAAGGTGGTGTTAACTTTGCAAATTTAGCTGGAGATTTTGGCGTTTCTGGTTTTGACGAGGATTTTCAAGACGCTGAAATGAAAGTTGGCTTTCATATTGGTGGTTTAGCTGAATTAAAGCTCACTGAAAAGTTTGCATTACAGCCTGAATTATTATTTTCTAACCAGGGTTTCAAATCGACTTATTTCGATATTGATGATCGTAAACAAGATTATAATGTAAATTTAAGCTATGTTAACATTCCAATTATGGCTAAATTCTTTCCTATTGATGGTTTAAGCATAGAAGCGGGACCTCAAATAGGTTTTTTAGTTTCGGCTAAAGATGAGCGAAATGATTATTATAATGATTATCTAGAAGAAGGCGATGTTAAAATTGATACAAAGGATTTATACAAGTCACTTGATTTTGGATTAAATTTTGGAGCGAGTTATGAAATGGAAAGTGGACTTTTCTTTACGGCTCGTTATAATTTAGGATTATCTAAAGTGGATGATGAAGATTTTTACGGAGATTTTGCTGATTTTGGATTATTTTCTTTTTCACGTAAAAACCGTGTAATTCAATTATCCGCAGGTTTTATGTTTTAAACATTACAACCTAATGATATTAAAAAGCCAAAACACTGTTTTGGCTTTTTTTTGTTTATGTTATTTGTTTATCTTTAAGTATATCAATCTATTAACTAAAACTAACAATTATGAAAAAAACAATTTTATTGGCTGCTATAGCAGTGTTCGGGTTAACAAAAATGAATGCACAGGATGATTTTGTGGAAAAGGCTAAAACAGGAGGGTTTTATATAGGTGCCAATATAGGGTTGCCATTAAGTACTTCTAGTGATATTGCCTCTTTTAACTTTGGCTTTGATGGTGCTTATTTATTTGAGGTTATTGATAACCTAGAAATAGGTGGTTTATTAGGTTACACACATTTTATTGCTGATGGAAGCTACAGTTATAACCGCTATTTTGATGATGAATTAGTGGTGATTGCGGATTACGAAGACGCATCATTTATTCCTATTGCGGCTTCAGCACGATATTATTTTGCAGACCGTAAGTTTTTTGGTGGAATTGATTTAGGTGTGGGACTTAACGTGTCT
Above is a window of Bizionia sp. M204 DNA encoding:
- a CDS encoding porin family protein; translated protein: MKKLLVCAAVAVFSMGALSAQDVRFGVKGGVNFANLAGDFGVSGFDEDFQDAEMKVGFHIGGLAELKLTEKFALQPELLFSNQGFKSTYFDIDDRKQDYNVNLSYVNIPIMAKFFPIDGLSIEAGPQIGFLVSAKDERNDYYNDYLEEGDVKIDTKDLYKSLDFGLNFGASYEMESGLFFTARYNLGLSKVDDEDFYGDFADFGLFSFSRKNRVIQLSAGFMF
- the xerD gene encoding site-specific tyrosine recombinase XerD, with product MTWNQALTDFNLYLKIERGLSPNTIASYTFDIEKLIAFLEEHNMNSSPNQITSETVQQFIYDIAKDINPRSQSRIISGLRSFFGYLVFEDYRTDNPIDLIESPRIGRKLPDTLSLKDIDRIINAIDLTKEYNQVRIGERDRTMLETLYGCGLRVSELVSLKISDLFFEEGFINVTGKGDKQRFVPISPTTQKYITIYIRDVRSAIDVQKEYNDTLFLNNRGKQLTRAMIFTIIKKLATEINLNKTISPHTFRHSFATHLLENGADLRAIQMMLGHESITTTEIYVHLDKKQLKKAIQTFHPRK